The Fructilactobacillus ixorae genome has a window encoding:
- a CDS encoding DUF3042 family protein: MNKFGKGFAAGVATVLGLAAGALFSFKKTVVEPIENQEEKADENRKKVMRKAGSSHLG; the protein is encoded by the coding sequence ATGAATAAATTTGGTAAAGGATTTGCAGCTGGAGTTGCGACCGTGCTTGGTTTGGCAGCGGGGGCATTATTCTCATTCAAAAAGACCGTCGTTGAACCCATCGAAAACCAAGAAGAAAAGGCCGATGAAAACCGGAAAAAAGTGATGCGGAAAGCCGGATCTTCCCACTTGGGCTAG
- the miaA gene encoding tRNA (adenosine(37)-N6)-dimethylallyltransferase MiaA, with amino-acid sequence MKPKVLAVVGPTAVGKSALAITLAQRFNGEIISGDSMQVYRHLDVGTAKVTAAEQAVVPHHLIDILDVQEQYGVQRFVVDCNRAITEIRTRKKLPIIVGGTGYYLQALFQGLQLGGQASSDPAVQAELAAERERFGAQAMWSQLQRVDPTAAANIDPHNERRVLRALEIYRVTGHKPSQQPKAPAPFDSLVIGLNCERQLLYQRINQRVDAMVANGLVAENEWLRDQGPDVPALKGIGYREFIPYFAGTQELATTVTKIQTDSRHYAKRQLTWFRNQMDVQWYNLVEHPEQQAPLEVAVTKWRQAHDV; translated from the coding sequence ATGAAACCAAAAGTTTTAGCCGTCGTTGGTCCCACGGCTGTGGGGAAAAGTGCGCTGGCAATTACGTTAGCCCAACGATTTAACGGTGAAATTATTTCGGGGGACTCCATGCAGGTTTACCGCCACTTAGACGTGGGGACAGCCAAGGTGACGGCTGCGGAACAAGCGGTCGTTCCGCACCATTTAATTGATATTTTAGATGTTCAGGAGCAGTATGGAGTGCAGCGCTTTGTGGTTGACTGTAACCGGGCCATTACAGAGATTCGAACCCGCAAAAAGCTCCCGATAATTGTTGGGGGAACCGGATATTATCTGCAAGCATTATTCCAGGGATTACAACTTGGCGGTCAAGCGAGTTCCGACCCTGCGGTTCAGGCGGAGCTCGCAGCGGAGCGGGAACGCTTCGGGGCCCAGGCAATGTGGTCCCAGTTACAGCGCGTGGATCCGACTGCGGCTGCAAACATCGATCCGCACAACGAGCGCCGGGTGCTTCGCGCTTTAGAAATCTACCGAGTGACGGGTCACAAGCCGTCGCAGCAGCCAAAAGCACCAGCACCCTTTGATTCCTTGGTAATTGGGCTTAATTGTGAGCGCCAGTTATTATATCAGCGGATCAATCAGCGGGTTGATGCGATGGTTGCTAACGGTTTGGTGGCCGAAAATGAGTGGCTCCGAGATCAAGGACCGGATGTGCCAGCGTTAAAGGGAATTGGGTACCGTGAGTTTATCCCGTACTTCGCGGGGACTCAGGAGCTAGCCACGACCGTTACGAAGATTCAAACCGATTCGCGTCATTATGCCAAGCGGCAGTTAACGTGGTTTCGAAATCAGATGGACGTTCAGTGGTATAACTTAGTGGAACATCCTGAGCAGCAGGCACCGCTCGAAGTGGCAGTTACCAAATGGAGGCAGGCACATGACGTTTAA
- the rplU gene encoding 50S ribosomal protein L21, whose amino-acid sequence MYAIIVTGGKQYKVAEGETIFIEKLDAQQGDQVTFDQVVFVGGDNPKVGTPLVDGASVEGSVEKQGKNKKITIFRYKPKKGAQSKKGHRQPYTKVKIEKINA is encoded by the coding sequence ATGTACGCAATTATCGTTACTGGCGGGAAACAATATAAGGTTGCCGAAGGGGAAACCATCTTTATTGAAAAGTTAGATGCTCAACAAGGTGACCAAGTGACCTTTGACCAAGTTGTTTTTGTTGGCGGAGATAACCCGAAGGTGGGAACACCCCTTGTTGACGGTGCTTCAGTTGAAGGATCAGTTGAAAAGCAAGGCAAAAACAAAAAGATCACGATTTTCCGTTACAAACCAAAGAAGGGGGCCCAATCCAAGAAGGGTCACCGTCAACCTTACACGAAAGTTAAGATTGAAAAGATTAACGCTTAA
- a CDS encoding ribosomal-processing cysteine protease Prp, with amino-acid sequence MIKAHFTTEQGVITGFTLAGHADSGAYGHDLVCAAVSALAITTVNGLETVAQLQPVVDQDATNGGYLQVQVGAAATDQRGQALLQSFKNGMTEIAMQYRDFVTIK; translated from the coding sequence ATGATTAAAGCGCATTTTACAACTGAACAGGGTGTGATTACCGGTTTTACCTTAGCTGGTCACGCTGATTCAGGTGCATATGGGCATGATCTTGTTTGCGCAGCGGTCTCAGCGCTGGCGATTACGACCGTGAATGGGTTAGAAACTGTGGCGCAGTTGCAGCCAGTCGTGGATCAAGACGCTACGAACGGTGGTTATCTTCAGGTTCAAGTGGGTGCGGCAGCTACTGATCAGCGTGGACAAGCATTACTGCAAAGCTTTAAAAATGGAATGACTGAGATTGCGATGCAATATCGTGACTTCGTGACAATTAAATAA
- the rpmA gene encoding 50S ribosomal protein L27: protein MLKMDLQFFSHHKTGGSSSNGRDSAGRRLGTKAADGATVTTGSIIYRQRGTRIYPGKNVKRGSDDTLFALVDGIVRFERLGRSKRQVSVYPAAEAVNK, encoded by the coding sequence ATGCTTAAAATGGATCTACAATTCTTCTCTCACCATAAAACTGGTGGTTCTTCATCTAATGGTCGGGATTCTGCTGGTCGTCGGTTAGGAACTAAAGCTGCCGATGGCGCAACGGTTACTACCGGATCAATCATTTACAGACAACGTGGAACTCGGATTTACCCAGGTAAAAACGTCAAACGTGGTTCAGATGATACTTTATTCGCATTAGTTGATGGAATCGTTCGGTTTGAACGGTTGGGCAGAAGCAAACGTCAAGTTTCTGTTTACCCAGCAGCCGAAGCTGTTAATAAGTAA
- the efp gene encoding elongation factor P codes for MAISTAKFKTGLTIEVDNAIWKIIDFQHVKPGKGGAFVRTKLKNLRTGAVQEKTFRSGAKVEKAEIETKKMQYLYDDGTGLVFMDVDTYDQITIPREAAESAMPYLQPNMEVQIVQYQGETIGIEVPKTVTLEVAETEPGIKGDTASGGSKPATMTTGLTLQVPFFVNQGDKLVINTTDGTYISRGK; via the coding sequence ATGGCTATTTCAACAGCAAAGTTTAAAACGGGATTAACAATTGAAGTCGATAACGCAATTTGGAAGATCATTGATTTCCAACACGTTAAACCAGGAAAAGGGGGCGCCTTTGTTCGGACGAAGCTAAAGAACTTACGGACGGGAGCTGTCCAAGAAAAAACGTTCCGTTCTGGAGCAAAGGTGGAAAAGGCTGAAATTGAAACCAAGAAAATGCAGTACCTGTACGATGATGGGACGGGACTCGTTTTCATGGACGTTGACACCTACGACCAAATTACGATTCCTCGGGAAGCAGCCGAATCGGCAATGCCGTACTTACAACCGAACATGGAAGTTCAAATTGTGCAGTACCAGGGAGAAACAATCGGAATTGAAGTTCCTAAAACGGTGACCCTTGAGGTCGCTGAAACGGAACCAGGCATTAAAGGGGACACCGCTTCTGGTGGTTCCAAACCGGCTACGATGACGACGGGCTTAACGCTCCAAGTTCCATTCTTTGTGAACCAGGGAGATAAACTGGTAATCAATACTACCGATGGCACTTACATCTCACGTGGTAAATAA
- a CDS encoding Asp23/Gls24 family envelope stress response protein has product MAAEEQFITLATRKDDLGQIKIAPQVIEVVAGIAAIQVDGVNRMQGNFSTSVKGLFGRKERTQGVKLLLDDQGQLNIDVYVYFDYGVSVPQVALQIQEQVRQQLLVMTDLHVLAVNVHVEGVVPERTPKVDTDLLFNSDGEDREN; this is encoded by the coding sequence ATGGCAGCTGAGGAACAGTTTATTACGTTAGCAACACGAAAAGATGATTTAGGTCAGATCAAAATTGCACCCCAAGTAATTGAAGTGGTTGCCGGAATCGCGGCCATTCAAGTGGATGGAGTTAACCGGATGCAGGGTAACTTCTCGACGAGTGTGAAAGGCCTGTTTGGTAGAAAAGAACGAACGCAGGGTGTGAAGTTGCTCCTTGATGATCAGGGTCAACTTAACATTGATGTGTATGTCTACTTTGATTATGGCGTTTCTGTTCCCCAAGTCGCCTTGCAGATTCAAGAACAGGTCCGGCAACAACTCCTTGTGATGACTGACTTACACGTACTCGCTGTCAATGTTCACGTTGAAGGTGTTGTGCCAGAGCGCACCCCCAAGGTTGATACTGACCTTTTGTTCAATAGTGATGGAGAAGACCGTGAAAATTAA
- the nusB gene encoding transcription antitermination factor NusB, giving the protein MKINRHQTRELAFQTLFALKSNPETQPQALFDQLTARPGDELPPYFTTLVTGVQQHVAELNELIQTHLAAKWTVDRLNKADLIILQLAVYEIKFSDQVPRNVAINEALELTKQFSDDQATNFVNAVLDQITE; this is encoded by the coding sequence GTGAAAATTAATCGACACCAAACGCGGGAGTTAGCGTTTCAAACGCTGTTTGCTTTGAAAAGTAATCCGGAAACTCAGCCTCAGGCGTTGTTTGACCAACTAACGGCTAGGCCAGGGGACGAGCTTCCACCGTACTTTACCACCCTAGTAACTGGCGTGCAGCAGCACGTTGCGGAGCTAAATGAACTAATTCAGACCCATTTAGCGGCTAAATGGACGGTGGATCGGTTGAATAAAGCTGATTTAATCATTTTACAATTAGCGGTATATGAGATTAAATTTAGCGACCAAGTTCCCCGGAACGTTGCCATTAATGAAGCCTTAGAACTAACGAAACAGTTTAGTGATGATCAAGCAACTAACTTTGTGAACGCTGTGCTAGATCAAATTACCGAATAG
- a CDS encoding bifunctional 5,10-methylenetetrahydrofolate dehydrogenase/5,10-methenyltetrahydrofolate cyclohydrolase, producing MVKLIDGWQVARTLNAQTQVRVARLRKQAIVPGLAVVLVGHDQASERYVRMKEKKAQSLGIYSVLKQLPADSTQEDVLQTVTALNQDPRITAILVQAPLPPQLDATQVFGAIDPAKDVDGFHPENVGKLYLNLPGHYPVACTPRGIMTLLAANQVPLQGANVVVLGKSAIVGKPLAALLLNAGATVAVLHSQTKERRSFLSAADVVISAVGQAHLLTDADFQPHTIVIDVGQNLDENGRLVGDVDYSEAAVNIEQITPVPGGVGPMTIATLMQQTVEMSEWSK from the coding sequence ATGGTAAAACTAATTGACGGATGGCAAGTGGCACGAACACTGAATGCGCAAACCCAGGTCCGGGTGGCCAGGTTACGGAAGCAGGCAATTGTGCCCGGCTTAGCGGTGGTCCTAGTGGGTCACGACCAGGCTAGCGAACGATACGTCCGCATGAAAGAAAAAAAGGCGCAATCACTGGGAATTTATTCGGTGTTAAAGCAATTACCAGCCGATAGTACGCAGGAAGACGTGCTCCAAACCGTTACAGCATTGAATCAAGATCCTCGCATCACCGCTATTTTGGTGCAAGCGCCGCTCCCACCCCAGCTTGATGCAACCCAGGTGTTTGGCGCGATTGATCCAGCTAAAGATGTCGACGGTTTTCATCCAGAAAACGTGGGAAAGTTGTACTTGAACCTGCCTGGGCACTATCCGGTGGCCTGCACGCCCCGTGGCATTATGACGTTGTTAGCAGCTAATCAGGTTCCCTTGCAGGGGGCAAACGTCGTTGTGCTGGGGAAAAGCGCCATCGTGGGAAAACCGCTGGCAGCCCTATTACTGAATGCGGGGGCAACGGTAGCAGTCTTACACAGTCAGACCAAGGAACGCCGGTCCTTTTTAAGCGCTGCCGACGTGGTGATTTCAGCGGTGGGACAGGCCCATCTGTTAACTGATGCTGATTTTCAACCCCACACAATTGTGATTGACGTCGGTCAAAATTTAGATGAAAATGGGCGGCTAGTTGGAGACGTGGACTATTCCGAGGCGGCCGTTAACATTGAGCAGATCACCCCGGTTCCCGGGGGGGTGGGACCCATGACGATTGCCACGTTAATGCAACAAACGGTTGAGATGAGTGAATGGAGCAAGTAA
- the xseA gene encoding exodeoxyribonuclease VII large subunit, whose translation MQHEYLTVTALNQYINQKFERDPYLKRVYLTGEISNWRKRPGHQYFSVKDEQSVISAVMWKGQFAKIKFTPKEGMKVLITGRISTFPRSGQYQIYVEGMEPDGVGNLYIAYEQLKQKLYQAGLFDPEHKQVIPRYPQRIAVITSQSGAVIRDIIDAVRKRDPKIQIVLFPAAVQGDKAAAEIVQQIERVNQIGGFDTLIIGRGGGSIEDLWPFNEESVARAIYASQVPIISSVGHQTDNTIADFVADIRASTPTQAGVLASPVLSEVIAQLRTEQAALASNMNHILRLQQQRLDQLQQTYVFQQPQRLYETYVQQCDQLTERLQATMQQRLTQEQNRLNLATSNLRSHSPQNVIQSNQRELDYQTQNLHQAITQLVTECRDRLANQAAALDHLSPLKIMSRGYSLVHNHQDQLVTTIDQVHPGEQVIIDFNDGTATADVTEVTKNKGVHDGKH comes from the coding sequence ATGCAACATGAATATTTAACGGTAACGGCATTAAACCAATACATTAACCAAAAATTTGAACGCGATCCTTATTTAAAGCGGGTCTACCTGACGGGGGAAATCTCGAACTGGCGCAAGCGACCGGGCCATCAATATTTTAGCGTGAAAGATGAGCAGTCCGTAATTAGTGCCGTGATGTGGAAGGGGCAGTTTGCCAAGATTAAATTTACCCCAAAAGAGGGGATGAAAGTCTTGATTACCGGGCGGATTTCAACCTTTCCCCGGAGTGGACAGTATCAAATCTACGTGGAGGGCATGGAGCCGGATGGAGTTGGGAATCTTTACATTGCCTACGAACAATTAAAGCAAAAATTATATCAAGCCGGCTTGTTTGATCCAGAACATAAGCAGGTCATTCCCCGGTATCCGCAACGCATTGCGGTCATTACCTCGCAGAGTGGGGCGGTAATTCGTGACATTATTGACGCCGTCCGCAAACGCGATCCGAAAATTCAAATTGTCCTCTTCCCAGCGGCCGTGCAGGGAGACAAAGCGGCCGCAGAAATTGTGCAACAAATTGAGCGGGTTAATCAGATTGGGGGCTTTGATACGCTGATTATTGGTCGGGGTGGGGGTTCAATCGAAGATTTGTGGCCCTTTAACGAGGAATCAGTGGCGCGAGCCATCTATGCGAGTCAGGTCCCAATTATTTCTTCGGTCGGCCATCAAACTGACAATACCATTGCTGATTTTGTGGCGGATATTCGTGCGTCGACCCCAACTCAAGCAGGGGTGTTAGCCTCGCCCGTGTTGAGTGAGGTAATTGCACAGCTGCGCACGGAACAGGCGGCGTTAGCAAGCAACATGAATCACATTCTCCGCCTGCAACAGCAGCGTTTAGACCAGTTGCAACAAACGTACGTCTTCCAACAGCCACAGCGCTTATACGAGACGTACGTTCAGCAGTGTGATCAACTGACGGAACGCTTGCAAGCGACCATGCAGCAACGCTTGACGCAGGAACAGAACCGGCTAAACTTAGCCACGAGTAATCTCCGGTCCCATTCACCGCAAAATGTGATTCAAAGTAACCAGCGGGAATTAGATTACCAAACCCAAAATTTACACCAGGCGATTACCCAACTGGTCACAGAGTGCCGAGACCGGTTAGCCAACCAGGCGGCCGCTCTCGATCATTTAAGTCCTCTAAAGATTATGAGTCGGGGTTACAGTCTGGTGCACAACCACCAAGATCAGTTGGTAACGACGATTGACCAGGTCCACCCCGGTGAGCAGGTCATCATTGATTTCAACGATGGGACGGCGACGGCAGACGTAACTGAAGTTACTAAGAACAAAGGAGTTCACGATGGCAAACACTAA
- a CDS encoding exodeoxyribonuclease VII small subunit yields MANTKPTFEENMQHLEQIVQELQAGNVPLEKALSEFQTGVKLSQTMQKTLQNAEDTLTKMMTPDGEEVPFKRDKGYEAQAEQPDQQADQDLPF; encoded by the coding sequence ATGGCAAACACTAAACCTACTTTTGAAGAGAACATGCAACATTTAGAACAAATTGTCCAAGAATTACAGGCCGGGAACGTCCCGCTCGAAAAGGCCCTGAGCGAATTTCAAACGGGCGTTAAATTAAGTCAAACGATGCAAAAAACGCTCCAAAACGCAGAAGATACGTTGACCAAGATGATGACTCCGGACGGAGAAGAAGTTCCGTTTAAACGGGATAAGGGCTATGAAGCCCAAGCAGAGCAACCAGATCAACAAGCAGATCAGGATCTGCCCTTCTAA
- a CDS encoding polyprenyl synthetase family protein: MNADANTLTNFTEQYRPQIEQTLATIVQQEASQPTLQQAEAYSLLAGGKRLRPLLTLATLRSLGQPIMHAQLVASTAVELVHTYSLIHDDLPAMDDSDLRRGKAASHKRFGEAQAILAGDGLLTDAFAVLSKCGLPADQTTALVGQLATAAGSTGMVAGQMLDIEATGTSLALADLRKLDRQKTGALFYYSVTAGAIMGQATAPQQRSLAQFAWNFGVAFQIYDDLQDEQSGTNEDAGKNSYVQLLGRPAATQVLAETVAAGAAAVAELEHPELLRAFLTYFKG; the protein is encoded by the coding sequence ATGAATGCTGACGCGAACACCCTAACAAACTTTACGGAACAGTATCGGCCACAAATTGAACAGACCCTGGCGACAATCGTGCAACAAGAAGCTAGTCAACCGACGTTGCAGCAGGCGGAAGCTTATTCGTTATTAGCCGGAGGGAAGCGGTTACGTCCGTTGTTAACGTTAGCGACGCTCCGGAGTTTAGGTCAACCGATTATGCATGCCCAACTTGTGGCCAGTACCGCTGTGGAATTGGTACACACGTACTCACTGATCCATGACGATTTACCGGCCATGGATGATAGTGATCTGCGTCGCGGCAAGGCTGCGAGTCACAAACGGTTTGGGGAAGCCCAGGCCATTTTGGCTGGAGATGGACTCCTGACGGATGCCTTTGCCGTGTTAAGTAAGTGTGGATTACCAGCGGACCAGACGACGGCCCTAGTTGGACAGCTGGCGACGGCAGCGGGCTCGACCGGAATGGTGGCCGGGCAAATGCTGGACATTGAAGCTACGGGCACGTCGTTAGCGCTCGCTGACCTTCGCAAACTAGACCGGCAAAAGACGGGGGCGCTCTTTTATTACAGTGTCACGGCCGGAGCCATCATGGGCCAAGCAACGGCACCACAGCAACGCTCATTAGCTCAATTTGCGTGGAATTTTGGCGTGGCCTTTCAAATTTATGATGATTTACAGGATGAACAATCCGGAACTAATGAAGATGCTGGCAAAAATAGTTACGTGCAGTTGCTAGGGCGGCCGGCCGCAACTCAGGTTTTGGCAGAAACGGTAGCTGCGGGTGCAGCCGCCGTGGCGGAGTTGGAGCATCCAGAGTTATTACGTGCGTTTTTAACGTATTTTAAAGGATAA
- a CDS encoding TlyA family RNA methyltransferase: MAKEKERIDVLLVQQGLFASREQAKRAVMAGEVLGKNEQRLDKPGVKIPVETELHLKGNVMPYVSRGGLKLAKALDQFKIDVSDQIVLDIGSSTGGFTDVMLQQGARLSYALDVGTNQLVWKLRTDPRVIVMENTNFRYSQPADFTAGLPTFASIDVSFISLRLILTPLKQILQPHGEVVALIKPQFEAGREHVGKHGIVRDPAVHRAVIEKVFSYATTAGFSVLNLDFSPITGGEGNVEFLVQLQSTAHPTINPQISISAVQDRAYQILQN, encoded by the coding sequence ATGGCAAAAGAAAAAGAACGAATTGACGTGCTCTTGGTACAACAGGGGTTATTTGCAAGCCGCGAACAGGCCAAGCGGGCGGTGATGGCAGGGGAAGTACTCGGTAAAAATGAGCAGCGCCTCGATAAACCAGGGGTGAAGATTCCGGTTGAAACCGAATTGCACCTCAAAGGAAACGTGATGCCCTACGTCAGTCGGGGCGGCTTAAAGTTAGCCAAGGCATTGGATCAGTTTAAAATTGACGTGAGTGACCAAATTGTCTTAGACATCGGGTCTTCCACCGGTGGCTTTACCGACGTGATGTTACAACAGGGAGCCCGCTTAAGTTACGCGCTTGACGTGGGAACCAACCAGTTGGTGTGGAAATTACGGACCGATCCCCGGGTAATTGTGATGGAAAATACCAACTTTCGGTATAGCCAACCAGCGGATTTCACCGCTGGGTTGCCAACCTTTGCCTCCATTGACGTCTCCTTTATCTCGTTGCGGCTAATCTTAACCCCTCTGAAACAAATTTTACAGCCCCACGGAGAAGTGGTGGCGCTCATCAAACCCCAGTTTGAAGCCGGCCGGGAACACGTTGGGAAACATGGAATTGTCCGGGATCCGGCGGTGCACCGGGCGGTAATCGAAAAGGTCTTTTCGTATGCTACGACGGCTGGTTTTTCGGTGCTCAACCTGGATTTTTCGCCCATTACGGGTGGCGAAGGTAACGTTGAATTTCTGGTGCAGTTACAATCCACGGCGCACCCGACGATTAACCCCCAAATTTCAATCAGTGCGGTGCAGGACCGGGCGTACCAAATCCTCCAAAATTAA
- the recN gene encoding DNA repair protein RecN has protein sequence MLKEISIKDFAIIDQLAVNFATGMTVLTGETGAGKSIIIDAVGLLAGGRGSQHFIRTGANKAVLQGLFQVPRNGIAEQKLDEFGIDHSDDNVILQRELYRNGRNLCRVNGMLVNTTTLKQIGETLVDIYGQNEHQALMQSDQHLHLLDEFIGKRLQPTLTDYQTNFRTYQQLQQQLRNQSQNEKARAQRFDMLQYQVNEIEKAGLTTGEEEELLRERDRLTNFQTISNSLNQSLADIEGDETISPLDMIGESMSAIEAVERLGDEFKQIAENVKGAYYMLQDAAGEITNQLDSLEFDQGRLDEVEARLNTIFELKRKYGDSIEQILAYYNQISAELADMQAEDQSGNALATRLKTTQATLNDLGEKLRTMRHQGAKELTQAIHDQLADLYMDKTEFEVRFNSLPAGQFNSRGIETAEFYLRTNPGEAMLPLNKIASGGELSRIMLALKTIFSKVQGVTSIIFDEVDTGVSGRVAQAIANKIHGISLKSQALCITHLPQVAAMADHQDYIAKHVDQHGRTETSIEPITGQKRVNELARMLAGTTVTKLTLEHAQELLKLADKAKQAAQT, from the coding sequence GTGCTAAAGGAAATTTCCATTAAGGATTTCGCCATTATCGACCAGTTGGCAGTTAACTTTGCCACGGGAATGACGGTGCTGACCGGAGAAACCGGAGCTGGGAAATCAATTATTATTGATGCCGTTGGCCTGTTAGCGGGAGGCCGAGGGTCACAACATTTCATTCGAACGGGTGCCAACAAAGCTGTCTTACAGGGATTGTTTCAGGTCCCGCGGAATGGAATTGCGGAACAAAAATTAGATGAATTTGGCATTGATCATAGTGATGATAACGTGATTTTGCAGCGCGAGTTATACCGAAATGGACGCAATCTTTGTCGGGTAAACGGAATGCTCGTTAATACAACTACGTTGAAACAGATTGGGGAAACCCTCGTTGATATTTACGGGCAAAATGAACACCAGGCCCTCATGCAGAGTGACCAACACCTGCACCTGTTAGATGAATTTATCGGCAAGCGGTTGCAACCGACCCTGACCGACTATCAAACGAACTTTCGGACCTATCAGCAACTGCAGCAACAGTTACGCAATCAGAGTCAAAATGAAAAGGCCCGCGCCCAACGCTTTGACATGCTACAGTACCAAGTTAACGAAATTGAAAAAGCGGGTTTAACTACTGGAGAAGAGGAAGAACTACTGCGGGAACGGGATCGGTTGACCAATTTTCAGACGATTAGTAACAGTTTGAACCAGAGTCTCGCTGACATTGAGGGGGATGAAACCATTAGCCCCCTAGATATGATTGGAGAGTCGATGAGTGCGATTGAAGCAGTTGAACGCCTGGGAGACGAGTTTAAGCAAATTGCTGAGAACGTAAAAGGGGCCTACTACATGCTGCAGGATGCCGCGGGCGAAATCACCAATCAACTGGATTCGTTGGAGTTTGATCAGGGTCGCTTAGATGAGGTCGAGGCCCGGTTAAACACGATTTTTGAACTGAAACGAAAATACGGGGATTCCATTGAGCAAATTTTAGCGTACTACAATCAAATTTCGGCAGAACTGGCGGATATGCAGGCTGAAGATCAGAGTGGTAACGCTTTAGCGACCCGGTTAAAAACCACGCAGGCCACGTTAAACGATTTAGGGGAAAAGTTACGGACGATGCGCCATCAGGGTGCCAAAGAGCTAACCCAAGCAATTCACGACCAGTTAGCCGACCTGTACATGGATAAAACCGAGTTTGAAGTTCGATTTAACAGTTTACCAGCGGGCCAGTTTAACTCCCGTGGAATTGAAACGGCTGAATTTTACCTGCGGACTAATCCTGGCGAGGCAATGCTGCCACTCAATAAAATTGCTTCCGGGGGAGAACTTTCCCGGATTATGTTGGCGTTAAAAACCATTTTCTCAAAGGTTCAGGGAGTCACTTCCATTATCTTTGATGAGGTGGACACGGGGGTTTCGGGACGCGTGGCGCAGGCCATTGCCAATAAGATTCATGGCATTAGTTTGAAATCCCAAGCGCTTTGTATTACCCATCTACCTCAAGTGGCTGCCATGGCGGACCATCAAGATTACATCGCCAAGCACGTTGATCAGCACGGTCGGACGGAAACCAGCATTGAACCAATTACGGGGCAAAAACGGGTTAATGAACTAGCACGTATGCTTGCCGGGACAACCGTAACTAAACTAACGCTGGAGCACGCCCAGGAGCTTTTGAAGTTGGCGGATAAAGCTAAACAAGCGGCCCAAACTTAG
- the gmk gene encoding guanylate kinase: MTKRGMLIVLSGPSGVGKGTVRKALFEDSNVDFNYSISMTTRSPRDGEQNGVDYYFVSKAEFEDHIKNGEMLEYAKYVDNYYGTPLNYVNEQLDAGHDVFLEIEVNGALQVRANCPDGIFIFLTPPDIKELRSRLVGRGTDALEVINKRIQTATKEIHMMQNYDYAVVNDKIDNAVNQIKDIVRSERLKVKRVMPDYLASLGDEI, from the coding sequence TTGACAAAAAGAGGGATGTTAATTGTTCTTTCTGGCCCATCCGGGGTTGGAAAGGGAACGGTTCGCAAGGCCTTGTTTGAAGATTCAAACGTTGATTTCAACTATTCGATTTCAATGACAACGAGAAGTCCCCGGGACGGAGAACAAAATGGGGTAGACTACTATTTTGTTTCCAAAGCGGAATTTGAGGATCACATTAAAAACGGGGAAATGTTAGAGTACGCGAAGTACGTTGATAACTACTATGGAACGCCGTTAAACTATGTGAACGAACAATTAGATGCTGGGCACGACGTCTTCTTGGAAATCGAAGTAAACGGAGCGTTGCAAGTTCGGGCGAACTGTCCCGATGGCATCTTTATTTTCCTAACCCCACCAGACATTAAGGAGCTCCGTAGTCGGTTAGTTGGCCGTGGAACCGATGCGCTGGAAGTCATTAACAAGCGGATTCAAACGGCGACGAAGGAAATTCATATGATGCAAAACTATGATTATGCGGTGGTAAATGATAAAATTGACAACGCGGTTAATCAGATTAAAGATATTGTTCGCAGTGAACGCTTAAAAGTTAAACGAGTGATGCCAGATTATTTGGCTAGTTTAGGAGATGAAATCTAA
- the rpoZ gene encoding DNA-directed RNA polymerase subunit omega gives MLYPSIDELLEIVDSRYSLVMLASKRAEELDQGAAPLLDHYKNSKSVGKALEEIAAGVLKIETEG, from the coding sequence ATGTTATATCCATCAATTGACGAATTATTAGAAATTGTGGACTCCCGTTATTCATTGGTAATGCTTGCCAGTAAACGGGCCGAAGAATTAGACCAGGGGGCAGCACCGCTTTTGGATCACTATAAAAATTCCAAGTCCGTTGGCAAAGCCCTCGAAGAAATTGCCGCTGGCGTTTTAAAGATTGAAACAGAAGGCTAA